The Carassius auratus strain Wakin chromosome 30, ASM336829v1, whole genome shotgun sequence region AAGCCTGAGAACGCTGTAGTTTTTATAGAAGGTTTTTTGTTTAAAGAAGTACAGAAATGTAGGCTACTAGAGATGATGTTTAGTGTTGAACACCTGACAGACTAATTAAAGATAATAGTGACTGACAGAATCTGGATTAAAAAGCCACGAAGGCTTGAAATATGTTTATTTCGTGTTTTGTGTTAGCCTACTAATAAGTGTATCAGTACACTTAAAAGCCGACCGACATTTATTGCCATTTTCACTCATCACTcattaaatatctttatttattttactattctTTCGACACGAGGATACCCTTTCACATGGCTTTATAACTTTATAACCGAcctttatttgcatatatataaatttcgaattaaaaaaaagaatatataggcctatataaatatatatatatatatatatatatatatatatatatatatatatatatatatatataggcctatatattctttttttttattcgaaatttatatatatgcacacacacacacacacacacacacacacacacacatatatatatatatatatatatatatatatatatatatatatagctatatatatgcaaatatatataaaacaataatgtcctcatatatatatatatatatatatatatatagctatatatatgcaaatatatataaaacaataatgtcctcatatatatatatatatatatatatatatatatatatatatatatatatatatatatgaggacaCAGATgcgtataatgacatgggtactacaatgtaaacatggtttatgaggacacttcttGTTTCCCCGTAAAACAAAAGACTTAAATACAAAACTGTGTTCAGGTGTAGTTTaggtgtagggcaatagaaaaatACTATTTGAACAGTATAAAACCATTAAGCCCATGGAGAGTCCCCGTAAATCACAAATGCAAGTAGACTGTGTGTGTAAAGATTATTAAAAATACTTGTTATCCATCAACTCCTCAGAGTCAGAACTATTCTTTAATTATCCTTTCAGTAGCctaagtatatttttaaatatatatgttgttAGATTTGACAGTAGTTCTTCAATATTTAGCTTCAAAATAACCTTGATTTTGTATGGCGGATTATAGAAATCTGGATATCTGTAGAGTCATCAGCTTCATCTTTTTATTAAGAATGGCCTCGTGCACTATTAGGCATAGCCTATAGTAAAAGGCGCAAATCcaaacatataatttattattattttaatatctattGATTTATAACATTAAGCAGAGATGTTTTGTGTCATCgaacatataaatgactttactacttaatatagaaataaaaaagtcAGTGGAATTCTTGGGAGGTGTTTTGTCTTGAATCATCATCTCCAGAGCGTCTTCGCTGCTTTGgttcatgccttttttttttttttttttttttttttttttttttttttttttttttttttttttttttttattagcaaacaAATGTACATACAAAACAGGTACAGaataaacaatattaacaatTCTTCGAGGCAGACATAGTTGCAAATACAATATGTAATAGTGATGTAATACATTAAATGCACAATCACGAATaacaaaaaggaataaataaataataataaaaaaaaattacaaaaataaataaataaataaataataattaaataaaaaacaaaaataaaaaaataaaagagcaatTATAGATAACTAATTTCTTACAAGGGGTAGCAAGTAGTTATTGAGCACTTAGTTCACTGAAAAAGTTGGCAACTGCAGTAGCTTTTTCATTTGAGAGAGCATCAAGAGAAGCAGCAAAAAGTTTGAGTTCATTAGAGAAGTGAGGAAAGGATGGAGGGGTTTTCAGAAATCTgcatttatgaatgaaatatttagCAACATCAAAAAGGTTGTTAATCAAGTAATGTTGTGAGTAATCTTTCTTAAGTACaccaaacttaatttgtttgtattcAAGGGGATATATCCATGTAATTACACATGACATTTTACTGCACAATTGAGCCCAAAACAACTTTGAGTAATTACAatcaaaaaaaatatgttcagtGGTTTCAATATCACTATCACAGAATTGACAAGAGTTTTCTCCAATATCAAATTTTGATTTGATAAGCTCCTTAGATGGgtatatatcatttattattttaaaatgaagctCTTTCACTTTAGGGAGATTTGGAAAGGTAAGATAATTCATTCTCATTTCCTTCACCTCTTTAGGGTTAAATTCTTTGAAAACATAATATCGTTTTATTCTATTTGGATGAAGTTTATTAATGATgacatttctaatatatttgttattacattTATGATCTCTAATAACCAATTCACCCAGACAAGGAGATGGGAGAGAGAATGTTACAGAGTAATGTGAAAGAATCCCTTTTACtaataataccatgtttttgggtATGGcatttacaacactgtaaaactCTTTAGGATGACATGCAAATCCATGTTTTAAACAGAAATCCTTGTAATTGAGAACATTTCCATAACTGTCTGTCATGTCCAATAGGGAAAGAATATTATATTGAAAccagttttcataaaataaagatttgttaTGGTGCAAAATAAAACGATTGTTCCAAATACAAGTTTTGTGTGGACTAAAATTGTGAGAAAATGCTAATTTCCAACATAGGAGAACTTGTTGGTGAAATGCAGACAATTTAAGAGGTAATTTGGATATATTAAAGTCACATCTAATCAAAAACTCCAAGCCACCTACTTTCCCAAATATTGAAGAAGATACGATGAACCATAAGCAGTttgaattacaaagaaatgatcTTAACCACTGAGTTTTCAAAACactattcattatttctaaatcaATAACATTTAATCCCCCTTCTTCATAATTGTGAACTAAATCATTTTTGTTGATATAGTGATGCTTATTCTTCCAGATAAAGTTAAACAAAGCAATATTACATTCTTTCAGTAAATGAGGCGGGATAGCTAAGGAGGAGGCTGGATAAACGAACCTGGAGAGTAATTCCATTTTAGTCAATAAGACTCTTCCAAATATTGAGATATCTCTTTGTAGCCAGTTATTGAGAATTGCTTTtgcttttgaaagatttttaacaaaattttCTTGGACACTTTGATTACTATCTCTAGTAATAGTTATCCCcaaatattttacacatgttTTTATGGGTATGTTACATAAAGAGTCTAAATCGCTGCCATGAATTGCAAGTAACTCACACTTGTTCAAGTTTAAGTGTAGGCCTGATGCTTTGGAAAATAGATTAACTAGTTGAATGGCTTTATTAATCTGAAATTGGTCCTTTAAAAAGATCGCTGTATCATCCGCTAATTGACTTATACCAATTTGTCTTCCAAATACACTAAGTCGATCAAAGTTGCTATTTTTATCTGTCAAGATAGCAAGCATTTCTACTGCCAAGATAAATAGAAAAGGGGAAATgggacatccttgtcttattcCTCGCGAAATATTGAATCTCTGGGATGTTCCAAATGAAAGGGATATAGAACTATTGATGtctttatataacatttttatgaaagaaataaatTTCATGCCAAAACCAAATTTTTCGAGGgagtaaaatatgaaattatgttcgACTGTGTCAAATgcctttttaaaatctaaaaagagAATATAGCCTTCATCTTCAATATATTCACGATAATCTATAATATCTAAAACCAATCTGATGTTATTATGTATTGACCTACCTTTTATAAAACCAGACTGTGATTCACTAATTATTTGATCTATATTTTTCTTGAGCCTACTGGAAAATATATGCGCTAGAATTTTATAATCACAGTTGAGTAAAGTGATGGGGCGAAGATTATCTATATGTCGTGCATCTTTACCCGGTTTGGGGATAAGAGTAATTAGACCTTGTTTCATGGTTGAAGATAGTGAATTATTTTGGATACATTCGAGAAAGGCTTGAAATAATAGTTCCCTCAAATCTTCcctaaaaaatttataaaattcgGAAGTAAGGCCATCAGGACCTGGAGATTTTCCTgaagataatttatttattgctttatctAATTCCTCTATCTTGATGTCAGCCTCACACAAGTCTTTAAATTCCTGGTCTAACTGCGGTATGCTAGAGTGTATATTATCAAAGAGAATATTACAGTCTGATACAGAAAAGAATGAGCTATATAAAGAACTATAGAATTGAAAAATCTCTGAGGAAATCATTTTAGGGCAGGTACTTATAACACCGTTCACATAAAGAGAATTTATGGCATTTTTTTCCTGTCGCCTTTTTTCAAGtctgcaaaaataattattacttttttcccctttctctaTCCATCTTGCCCTAGATCTTACATATGCTCCTTTAGCTTTTTGAGTATATAAATCATCAATTTTGGATTGCAAGGATAAAATTTGTAATTTAGCTTCATTGTCCATTTCACTTTTATTACATAAATTGTTTAATTCTCTTGTTAATTCTAACTCCATTTGTGCTCTGGCCTTACTTAAATTTTTACTAAATTGTATAGAAAATTCCCGAATCTTGTGTTTTAAATATTCCCATTTACTTATGAATGTAATTAGGTCCTTATGCAATGCTATATCATTAATTATGGATTTAATTTGTGAGCAAAAGTTTTGGTGTTTTAATAAATCAGCATTGAATTTCCAATAACCCTTATTATGTGTTTCTCTTTTACCCGAGTTGAATGATATAGAGATACAACAGTGATCAGTTAGAGGAGCAGCAGATATTGAAATATCTTTGATGAAGTCGGTTAGGTTATTTGAGGTTAACCAATAATCAATTCTCGATTTGGAAGTCCCATTATCTCTGAACCAGGAAAATTGTTTAAGATTTGGATTCACAGCTCTCCAAGCATCCACTACAttattattcaaacaaaaattaaaaagggTAACATTAGGATGAGAGGTATTAAATTTGGGCGGAAAACGATCTAACGCTTCATCCATAACCATGTTGAAATCACCTCCTATAATAATATTATCAGTTGGGTACACAAGTTTCAACTCGAATAGAGAATCAGAAATTTCAGTAAGTAGTTTGTTATTTAGGGGAGCACTGTTGTACCCATacacattgaataaaataaacaaaacgtcATTAATATTTATAACAACTGAAGCCCAATGGCCATTTGAATCTGTCTCTACCTTTATAATTTTGCCTGGCAGGTTGTTGAACAGTATTGCCACTCCTGCAGAATGTGTAGAAGCATGGCTGAAGATGATTTTGTCCCCCCACTGACTCGTCCAGAACTTCACGTCATCAAGGTTGGAATGTGTTTCTTGCAAAAATACACAGTGTGAGTTTTTGCTtttgcaaaaaagaaataaagcttTTCTTTTAATAGAGTTACGAAGACCCCTTGCATTTAAAGAAATACAGGAAAAAGCTGATTTCACTGAGAACATTTAACTAAcaggaaacaaataaaaaaataaaatacgtaAAATAGGATaaacaatcaaatgaaaaatatgtaacCGTGCTCtaatgaacacaaaacaagatatctCTCAAACAGAGCACTGTAACAAAATCTCGCTCAACAGCAAGGACATAAAACATCCCACTTACACCTCATGCCAACACTTAAGGTAAACAAATGTGGACGAGGTAGTTGAAATCAACCGTCCTAGACAATCCGGGTGCCCTCTATGTAGCCATAAGGACCTCGGTAGTAGGCTTTCTTCCCTGCAGCTCTAGCCTCACTGATCCTCGGCCAGAGTGCAGCGCGGGCTTCTCGGTCTTCCTTTGACAAATCTTCGGTGAACTTTATTCCCCTTAGTTTGCAGACATCCGAAACTTTGGTGGATCGCCAGAACTCGTCTCTGTGTTTCCGCATGCTGAACTGGATGATCACCTGCCTGGATTTATCCTTCGTTTTGGAGCCAATGCGGTGAACTGAATCCACGATGTCTTCAAGTTTGTGCTGCAGGTGAGGAGCAATTTCAGCTAACAGTGAGACGACTTCTCTTCGGATATCTTCGCCTGCAATTTCTTTCATTCCGATTACTCGAAGATTCCATCGTCTTTTGTAGCGTTCGAGCTCCGACGTGCGGCTTACCAAATCTGCGTGCGAAGTGACAACAGAGGCGAGTTGTTTTTCGAacaagtttattttagttttacagtcCTTTATTTCCGCCGCGTTGAATTCCACAGCTTTTGTCAGGTTGACGATCATTAGACTGTTCTCAGTAATCTTATGCTCAATGCTGCTCAGCTTTCCGTCTTGTAGATCGAATCTGGCGACTATGGTTTCCAGGAGAGCGACGTTGGAAATCTCAGGGGTTTCGTCTCCCTTCTGTTTCTTAGCCGGGGCTTTGGTCGGAGTGTTCTGCAAGGAGGAAGATTCTTTGCGTTTCTCATTGCTTTCGACGTGGTCAACTTCCATGACGTATTCGTGCTCTGCGAGAGCAGAAGTTTTTACAGTCATCCCTTTTTGTCCAGGGATGACTATTTTGGGGTGATTGGAAGCTTTTTTTGCTGACATAGTCCAGTACTCGCTAATACGCAAAAATTTGGATGTTTTAAAGTTGAATGTTAACGTAAATCTCAAAATGTGCTGGAGAGCGGAGAAATGTACATGTGCTTAGCCCGCCATCTTGTTCCCTCCGATCCTTTGGTTCATGCCTTTGCAGAGATCCAGCGCTAGCGAGCGACGCGACGCGACAGACGCAGGGATCATGGACGCTCCGCAGCGCGCCGCCCCTCTCTGAGCTCTTCTCTGTCCTCACACCCGCGGTGCTGAAATCAGCCTCGACCCGACAGCAATGTAACGGCAATGAGACAAAGACACCGGCAGCCCGACTAACACACCGATAATGGACGATGATTTGTTTCAGTTAAGACAGCTCCCGTGAGTCTGCTTTTCATGCCGTTTCTTTCATCCGACCTGAGCCGTCATGTAAACACTCTGTTCCGTTCATTTCAGCCCGTATCGATCTACAGCTGCTAGAATGTGACATTGATATTCATGCAACTTATTTGAAAAATCACTGCTTACATAATGGCTGCTGTAGATGTAGGCTGATGTAGAATATGGGTATTTGGGCAGTATGGATTGGCATTTGTTTGGTAAACAGATCAAGTAGATTCaactgtttatgtattttaaagcAGTAACGTTGTGTTGCATTGAATATTTATTCGTCCATTGATTCATTTGCATTGTACATGATGATTCCATTGAATAACGCAATAATTATCTGTGTCTGAGTGGGTGTTTTATGTGTGGTTTAACACTCATTCTTATCACAGATCACATTGCATTGAGTTCAAATAGATTTACGTAATAACACGAAGCCAATTTGATTGGCCTAATAGAAAatcgattatatatatatatatatatattttacaattttaaattatttgtaatgttttctgTGGCAGCCAGGGCTTTCTTAACTTATTGTTAAATACaactaagaataaaaaaaaaaaaaaaatatatatatatatatatatatatatatatatatatatatatatatatatatatatatattaagtaacttttcagtttatatacatatatatatataaactgaaaagTTACTTAATCtagggtttaaaaaaatatgttaaccCAAGGTTAAATTAAAACCCTCTATATTTCAAAAAAGCAAGTTTTCATaagttattctaaaatatatagcctattatacattttatgtaggcctacataaaattatattgtcttgttgaatgtaatattatttcaatcaAAAAGTAATACTTTATTGTGAACTACATGTACGGTAAGTATTACTTTATTATGGTTCTAAAACCTAAAGCTAAAATTGCATTTATCTCCATTAAAGCTAACataatttaaaactttatatgGTTAGCAAAAGtttaattgtaacatttttactttctttttcattttacaaattttttttttacattatagcaAAAAGCTTAAATAGCCCTTATgtagcgttttttttttattttttactttttttttttttttaccaaaaatgcaAGTTAATATTATCACATAGGACTAAAACGTCAACTATGCTCATGAATGTTATAAACCcttccaaaaatatttttgctgcaCTTGTAGTGTTCCCAAACATTGCTTATAGTGTCgtgttatattgtttttaaatcagtctttttattaatgttttacacaGGTTTTGTAAATCTGTTTGAAACTTACAAGCAGTTTTTAAAAGGCTTTCAGCATAGGATTTTCAGCACAGTACAAAGTATATCTGGTTCTAAAAGGAATGAGGTCATTCATGTATAGCCAAACATCTTGGTCTAATTGACTGATCGCCCAGTGCATCAGTGGCATCTTaacaagacaaataaatgtaaatctgtcCTTGTGTGTCATTGATCATCTGTGTTGCAGATGAGTGTTGTACGAGTTTTGAATACACTGCCTGTTTATGCTGATGGTATTCCTGTGCTGCTGATGCTTGGCAGTAGGCCCAGTCCCCATCTGACAGTGCGCAGAAAAATCAGGATGGCAGCACTCTTAATTGTTGATGTAGAGCTTGTTTCAGTCTTTTTCAAAATAATACTGATGAAATCGTCAATTTTTTAGCATTTTCTTAATGTTTGCAGGAGCTAATGTCTGCTCTGTCATCGAAACCATTGCTAATTTCAGATGATTTATGATCTGCgtccttgtttcttttttttttttttttactcttccagAGAAACGTTTGTCTCTGGTGAGCGTGGAGAGGTCATCTTTTTTAATTACACTGCCTGTCTGCTCACGAAAGCTTTATTGGTCGCTGTGAGCCCTGCAATTACAGTAATTACACCGTGGGATATCTGTGTGCTCCTCTTATTTACTGCTCCCTGATCCAATCTGTCTTCATAGCTGTGAGGATATTTAAAATCCCCCTGACTACCACTAGAGcatctgttgttgttttcttcaaACAGCAGTTTTCATTCAATGAGAAGATGCCTGTCATCCTGTCGCCCCATTAAGGCTGTCGGTCGTGAGTCACAGTTTCAAACATCATTGTGCAGTCTCTTCACACGTCTGGCTTTCTCTGGTGCTTTCGTTTCAGAACCCCAGAAGAGGGATTGCTCAAACAGGAAGCTCTCTCATCACCTTGGCAACAGTCTCTTATTATGTGCATCATTCTGTCCAGCTCTTTACAGCTGTATTCCACATACAGATCCTTGATCTGACGAATGACTTATTTCAGTCTGCCACATTCCAATAaacagcatatactgtatattggctgctgctactgtatatatattatgcataggCATTGCTGAAGCTGTGATTAAGCTGTCAGGCCTATTTAAATCTTTCTTCATGTTCTctgaaaacagcagcagcagaaagaTAGAGCATATTAGAGCCTTATTGGCTTTTTTAGTCAACCATTCATATGCAGTGCTTCAGAGATGTGTCGATCTGGTTGATTCTGTACCTTATATATCTGTTTGCCTGTTTGTCCCTCTGACAGAGTGGTGAAATTTCGGCGTACAGGTGAAAGCACTCGCTCAGAGGATGAGTGTGGCAGAAGGGAAGAGGCTTTGCAGGTGGAGGGAGGACGGACGGATATGGAGTCTGTTTCCCTGGCCGATGCTGCTCCGGTGCCTCGGGAATTTGCCAACCCCACTGATGGTATGATTAGTTCATTAACATGCTTATTGTTCACCAGTTGTTACATTTTTGAATAGGTGTTTCCGTTCTTTCTAAATGTGACCCTTTCCCACTAAACCAGTCCTAAtacataagtagcacaggtatagctgtagcaatagccaacaatacattggtcaaaatgattgatttttcttttatgccaaaaatcattaggaatattaagtaaagattatgttccatgaagatataaagaaatgtaaatttcttgcaataaatatatcaaaactacctttttgattagtaatatgcattgttaagaccttttttggacaactttaaatccgattttctcaatattaagattttttgGCACCCAAAGATTTTCAGATTGCTAactagttgtatctcagccaaatagtgtcaaagcatatttattcagctttcaggtgatgtattTAGACGTTTTTctaaaaattgacccttatgaccggttttgtggttcagggtcacaaatgtgtttttccaAGGTATCAAAACATTTGCTTACcaaaacttaaaaaagaaaattgatttatttagttaatttgtaaattttctttctttctttctttctttttgtttatttatttgaaatcaacctgaaaaaaaaaaaaaaaacttggtcaCACGTTATTTTGAGGTTAACTATTAGCTACATATTTTTTGAGTCAGTAAACTCGTAATTACTGTTTTAAGTTTAGATGTTGGGTAggattagagatgtagaatatggtcatgcagaatatgtgctttagaaGTAGTAACAAATAGCCAATACACTAGTAATATATGCATGCAAGAATTGGTCACTATACTGAAGTGTTAACAAACACTTAAATCAAAATAGATATGTTGcaaataacagaaatatatttttctaagttgttaataaatgctgtataaataatactaaaataacactttgcGCATGTTAAATGCTTCCTATAACAGGATAGTTGATAGCTCATAAACTTCTTCAAGGCATATGTTGCTCTTTTAACAGATACCTTTATGGTTGAGGATGCAGTGGAAGCCATTGGCTTTGGAATGTTCCAGTGGAAACTGTCCATCCTGACTGGACTTTCCTGGGTAACAAAACTTAACGAAATCAAGAGAGGGAATAATTGTCATACCCTCACAACCCTGTATAATTACAGTCAGTTTGGCTTTGAAATGAaacttttagtattttatattctTCAAATGAACACTATCATTTTATAAGCTGAAGCTGTACACAGAGGGAGTAGTTGCTATATTTGTTTCCATATGTCTTGATGGTTGTATTTGTGTGCAGATGGCCGATGCCATGGAGATGATGATTCTCAGTATTTTGGCCCCTCAGCTGCACTGTGAGTGGGCACTGCCCAGCTGGCAGGTGGCACTGCTAACTTCGGTACTGTACACTACTCCTTGAGTCAATAATGACTCCCCTCATGCTTTTTTAGACAGGTTTGGCAGAAGAAATGTTCTTGTTCCATTAATCCTGAATAACCGCACTGATGCATATGCAATGAGTCTCTTATCTTCTCTCAAACAGGTAGTATTTATTGGAATGATGATCAGTTCTTCATTATGGGGAAACATATCTGATAAATATGGGAGAAAAACAGTGAGTACGTTTATTAATTAAAGAGCAGTATGTGCATGTCCAACGGCACAAATGTTGTTTCTATTCTCACTGTGCACCAGCGAGGACTGattagagctgtgtgtgtgtgtggtagggtTTGAAGATGAGTGTATTTTGGACTCTGTTTTACGGCCTTCTCAGTGCGTTTGCACCTATATACGGATGGATCCTGTTCCTCAGAGCTCTGGTGGGCTTCGGCATCGGAGGGGCTCCACAATCGTAAGTGTGACTCGGATCTGAATGCACACAGAACTATTTAGAAGTTTGGCGTCGTATGGATTTTTTGAAGTTTCTGAAAATCGAAAtttctcatcaaggctgcatttggtcagaaatactgtaaaactgtaatattgtgaaatatttaaattgaaaatctattttaatagattttgatatttaatttagtcctgtcatggcaaagctgaaatgtcagcatcattactccagtcttcagtgtcacatgatccttcagaaatcattctgatatgctgatttggtattccattaacatttcttataattatcaattTTGAGAATagttgttttacttaaaaaaaaaaaaatgtttaataagaaCTTCAAAattattgaatttattaattgCATTTGTTCTATAtagtttttgcaaaaaaataatgtaatgcatccatgctaaataaaagtacaaataaaaaaaagtccttctgaccccaaacctttgaatggtagccTTCAAACGTTTAATTTGCAAGTTATTTTAATCTGTAAATTCTCCATTACAGTTGACCATTTTATATAACAATATCATTAAATAATTAGAGACTTACAGCAAATTTTTGATCTCTCTTATAAGAGTAACATTGTATGCTGAGTTTCTCCCCATGCGGTCCAGAGCCACTTGCATTCTGTTGATAGAGGTAATATTTTATTCTTCAAGTACATGTATCATAGCTTGAATGATTCAGTAGTTTCAGTTATAAGTTGATGGTATCAAAACATGGAAATCTTCATAACTAGTATACCTTAAATGTCTTTCTCTCTGATCCGCTGTAGATATTCTGGGCTTTGGGTACAGTGTTTGAAGTAATGCTGGCTATTTTGGTGATGCCTACTTTGGGCTGGCGCTGGCTGCTGGCCCTCTCCACCATTCCACTCttcatttttgcttttctttGCTTTGTAAGTATGAAGTTCTCAAATATCAGTTTGTTCTTTCTCTTAGAGCTAGATATGGATAGACCAAGCCATGTTTTGTGGTGTGAGCAATATATCGTCTGAACAAGCGAAATGTCTAATGCACATCAACAGTGGCTGCCGGAGAGCGCTCGTTACGACGTCCTGACGGGAAACCAGGAGAAGGCTTTAAACACACTCAAACGCATTGCAACAGAGAATAATGTCCCCATGCCGCTGGGAAAACTCATAGTGGCCAGACAGGTAAAAACTagttaaatatactttaatatcaGTCATGCAATTTACCGCTTTCTTTActtggtatttatttattggaaaatgATTGAAATACTTACTATAATACACTGTGTATTAGCCATTGAATCTGCATTGGTGTGTGAAAGTTTTCATACAGAAATTTTGATTCATTATTATGTTTGTACTAGAAATGATCCTAAAT contains the following coding sequences:
- the LOC113049017 gene encoding synaptic vesicle 2-related protein-like, whose translation is MDDDLFQLRQLPVVKFRRTGESTRSEDECGRREEALQVEGGRTDMESVSLADAAPVPREFANPTDDTFMVEDAVEAIGFGMFQWKLSILTGLSWMADAMEMMILSILAPQLHCEWALPSWQVALLTSVVFIGMMISSSLWGNISDKYGRKTGLKMSVFWTLFYGLLSAFAPIYGWILFLRALVGFGIGGAPQSVTLYAEFLPMRSRATCILLIEIFWALGTVFEVMLAILVMPTLGWRWLLALSTIPLFIFAFLCFWLPESARYDVLTGNQEKALNTLKRIATENNVPMPLGKLIVARQEDRGKIQDLFSPHFRWTTILLWFIWFSNAFSYYGVVLLTTELFQEGGACGRTKGSKMEPSCSLECKYLNSDDYKDLLWTTLSEFPGLLVTLWAIDRLGRRMTMALCFFVFSLCIVPLYGCVGRTSLTVFIFIARAFIAGGFQAAYVYTPEVYPTATRALGLGTSSGMARVGALITPFVAQVMLESSVYLTLSVYCSCCLLAAIASCALPIETTGRGLQESSHREWGQEMMGRASDHSPGGVPHSSSGSQD